Proteins encoded together in one Anopheles darlingi chromosome 3, idAnoDarlMG_H_01, whole genome shotgun sequence window:
- the LOC125955311 gene encoding peroxisomal membrane protein PMP34, whose product MSQSKLKQVFSYQSWVHAVSGSAGSVIAMSAFYPLDTVRSRLQLEEPDRRKALSTWRILMHLIEEEGFATLYRGLVPVLQSLCISNFVYFYTFHSVKALRAASVAGGPGAGQSALGDLLLGSLAGVVNVLTTTPFWVVNTRLKMKGLDQQHRLLGGGSSSSSSVRNGGHSSNSIGSNTIKYDGLLDGLQYIARTEGVRGLWAGAVPSLLLVINPAIQFMVYEALKRKLTEGRPSSSSPSAITFFSIGAIAKMIATVLTYPLQLVQTKLRHGNADKSLNLPADIDTVQLLLIILKRQGVAGLYRGLEAKLLQTVLTAALMFMAYEKIARFVTSLLISPKSVKGLN is encoded by the exons ATGTCGCAATCGAAGCTGAAACAGGTGTTTAGCTACCAATCATGGGTGCACGCAGTGTCTGGATCGGCG GGTAGCGTGATTGCGATGTCGGCCTTCTATCCCCTGGATACGGTTCGCAGTAGGCTTCAAT TGGAAGAGCCGGACCGACGCAAAGCGCTCAGCACGTGGCGCATATTGATGCACCTAATCGAGGAGGAAGGCTTCGCCACGCTGTACCGCGGGCTGGTACCGGTGTTACAGAGTCTATGCATTTCCAACTTTGTCTACTTTTACACCTTCCACAGTGTGAAGGCATTGCGAGCAGCCAGTGTGGCCGGTGGACCCGGTGCCGGGCAATCCGCGCTCGGTGATCTGTTGCTTGGATCACTGGCGGGCGTAGTGAACGTACTAACAACGACACCGTTCTGGGTAGTTAACACTCGGCTGAAGATGAAGGGactcgatcagcagcatcgactTCTTggtggcggtagcagcagcagttcgtcaGTCCGCAACGggggccacagcagcaacagtatcggTAGCAACACGATCAAGTACGATGGGCTGCTCGATGGTCTACAGTACATTGCACGGACCGAGGGCGTGCGGGGGTTGTGGGCCGGTGCCGTACCGTCGCTTCTACTCGTCATCAATCCTGCCATCCAGTTTATGGTGTACGAGGCATTGAAACGGAAGCTAACCGAAGGCCgtccttcgtcgtcatcgccttccgccatcaccttcttcagtatcggcgcgatcgcgaaaatGATTGCAACCGTGCTGACCTACCCGCTGCAGCTCGTACAGACGAAGCTTCGGCACGGCAATGCGGATAAGAGCCTCAACCTACCGGCCGACATCGATacggtgcagctgctgctaattaTTCTCAAGCGCCAGGGCGTTGCCGGACTGTACCGTGGGTTGGAAGCGAAGCTTCTCCAAACCGTTCTAACTGCAGCCCTGATGTTTATGGCGTACGAGAAGATTGCTCGCTTTGTTACCTCGTTGCTTATCTCACCGAAGAGTGTCAAGGGTTTAAACtga